The window AAAGCCGGTTTCGATGACGAAAAAATAGAAGAATGTCATGGTTCTATTCATCATTTTCAGTGTTCTGAAAATTGCTCGTATGATATTTGGGATGCCAAAAATATTGAAGTAGAGCTTGATGAAGATCGCTTTGTAGCATACGATCCGCTCCCTCAATGCGAAAATTGCGGGAGAATTGCCCGACCAAATATTTTGATGTTTGGCGACTGGCATTGGCTTAGTAGGCGAACAGATGAGCAATCGAGACAGCTAAATTCTTGGTTAACGGACAATCGCAGAAAAAATTATAAACTTGTAGTCATAGAATTAGGTGCTGGCGAATCTGTGCCAACTGTTCGATTTAAATCGGAAAGAACTGCAAGTCAGTATAATGGAACTTTAATTCGGATAAATCCAAGAGATTATTATGTTCCTTCCGGGAATATTTCTATTCCATTGAATGCTAAAGAGGGGATTATGAGGTTATGTGATTTTTGATTTATGGGAACTTCTAAAAATGCAAACTCCTGCGTTGTTTCAAAATTTTAAGATGCTCATTTACATAAGTAAACTCCGCTATTAAAATTTTTTACGCCTTGAATTTTGCTATTTTTAGAACTCCCCTTATTATTTTATATTTTTTTTTGACTCAATTAATAAAATATCTATATGAGAAAATACCAATATTTGCTGTTGCTTTTTAGCTTATTTTTATGCTCATGTAATACAATTAACGACCTTGGATTGAAATATTTCCCAGACGATTATGTTTTTGAAAAAGCAGATGGAAGTACCTATAGAACATGGAATATTGCAAAGGATAGGCAAAATTACAAAAACAGGACAAGCTTGAAACTTGGCGATTTTAATAAAAATGATATTAATAAATATTACGAAAATATAGATTCTTCGACCATTCAAGAATTGACAGTCAAAGATTTGCAAACCCAATTTAATGAATTTGACTATACACTTATTAGCATTTGGTATGGATGCCCAGGCACATATTTTTATGAACTTTGGCAATATCGGGATTTGGTGGATACGCTTTCAAAAATTGCAGAAAATCCAAATAAAATAGCTTTTGTATTGGCTTCGCTCACATACGATTATAGAATAATTGATAGAGTTTTGAAAGGATATAAGTATCATTATCAGTCATACATTATTCCTTCAAAACCGTATAGTGAAAAATGTTTGTTGAAAACTATTTTTTTTGCAAAAGAATTATGTCCTGAATGTTACGCCAAACTCAAAGATGATATAAGTGAAAATACAATTTTTCTACTTGATAGAAATGGAAAAGTTGTTAAAATGATTGATTATCAATATGATGAAGAAACTTGGAAAAAAGAAATAAAGGATTATGATAAAGTTAGGGATGAATTGATTTCATTAATGAAAAAATAACGATAATTGAAGTGAAAAAAGCCACAGATTAACAAATCTTGATAAATTTTAATCATTGAACCAGTGGCAACTTTTGTTAAAAAACTCAAATTTTCTCAATTAATTTTAAAGCATTCAAAAAACGGTTTTTCCCTGTTCCTGAAACTATTTCGTATTTAAATTTATAGAAATCCAATTCTGCTTTATATTTCTGAAAAAGATAATCTCTTTTGTTTTTATTTTCCCGCAAAGGGTCTTCAGCCCATTCAATATCAGGTTTGCATAAAAGGAATAAATCTATTTTAGAGGAAATGATATGTTCGTGAATCCAGTCTGGAACATTTTTATAAACTTCAGTGAACCAAACTTTTGTGATGATTAACCAAGTGTCAATAAACACTAAATCATTTGTCTTCTTAAAAATTTGTTTATCAGTTTCAATTTGCTTTTTTGCTATTTTTTCTACATCCTCAAAAGTGTAAGCTCTATCTAAATTTTCAACATATTCACGTGCATACTCCGGAATCCAATCTGTTTTAAAATGTTCTGCAAGTTGTTTTGATAGTAATGTTTTTCCTGTTGATTCAGGTCCTGTTATTACAATTCGTATTAATGACATTTTTTGGATTTGCTTTTTTGCAGATTTAAAGAGAGTTGATTTATAATTTCAGGTTTTTTTGGTATTCCTTTTTCCATTCAAAATATCCTATAACAGCAATCAAACTATATATAAAAAAAAGAAAAGAAGTTGCATATAAGCCTTTATAAATGTACAATCCAAGCGATACTAAATCGACTATAATCCAGATTATCCAATGTTCAATTTTTTTATGTGCCAGCATCCAGGTTGCAACT is drawn from Bacteroidota bacterium and contains these coding sequences:
- a CDS encoding ATP-binding protein, encoding MSLIRIVITGPESTGKTLLSKQLAEHFKTDWIPEYAREYVENLDRAYTFEDVEKIAKKQIETDKQIFKKTNDLVFIDTWLIITKVWFTEVYKNVPDWIHEHIISSKIDLFLLCKPDIEWAEDPLRENKNKRDYLFQKYKAELDFYKFKYEIVSGTGKNRFLNALKLIEKI
- a CDS encoding NAD-dependent deacetylase, with protein sequence MNIEQNIEKGKEIIQNCDALLVTAGAGIGVDSGLPDFRGNEGFWKAYPPIAKLGISFSEMANPHWFFENPKLAWAFYGHRLNLYRKTIPHDGFSKLLEIGKSKEGGYFVFTSNVDGQFQKAGFDDEKIEECHGSIHHFQCSENCSYDIWDAKNIEVELDEDRFVAYDPLPQCENCGRIARPNILMFGDWHWLSRRTDEQSRQLNSWLTDNRRKNYKLVVIELGAGESVPTVRFKSERTASQYNGTLIRINPRDYYVPSGNISIPLNAKEGIMRLCDF